From the Anas platyrhynchos isolate ZD024472 breed Pekin duck chromosome 37, IASCAAS_PekinDuck_T2T, whole genome shotgun sequence genome, the window TAAGGTTTTAAGAGAAACTGTGCGTTCAACCTGCTTTCCATAGGAGCTTGGTAGCGGTCAACAGGTTTCCTCCGTCGAAGGTTGTAACGCCTTGGAACATCTTCACcgtcattttctttgttctcacttcctcttgctgtttgtaCTGTACCACAAAATGACACCGAATCGTTAAGTACTTTTGCAAATTATATGAAATCCAAAATGCATTACACAGATGCCtgtaagttttattattatcattattttaatgacacagtggatcctgcaaaaccttaagatgaatttatgcaagtcacgtttcagaaatcacaaatcCTAGCAGATGAGCATGCATCTAGACATTGTCTGTCCTCTCTGAAACTGCTGATGGACTTGTCGTCAGCCTCAGTGTTTAACAACAGGCAAAATTCTGTCATATTGCTTAGCTAAGATGcagatcttctgaaaacagctatttcagaaagtCACTTCTTAGTTTGAGAAAGTGTTTAATGGAAAGGGTTTTAATAATCTGTAGTGCTAAGACTAAGCACAGTAATCTAAGTCCAAGTCTAGCTCTGCCACAAATTCTGTGAGCAATAATGGGCCAGACACAGGCTTGAAGCTCACCAATGAGAAAACAATGCCAAATGCACATAAGCTTAGGCCATTAGCTTCTGTCAAGTAACCTGAAGTTGTTTCATGAAAGAtggtaaaaaacacaaaaaccagagTGCAATTATCTACTGGGTTCTGGTGAATATCCTCTCACGTTAACAGCAGGACACCGAGGAAGGAACGTACATACTCCGTTCACCTACCTGTTTGCCAAAAggacttatctttttttcttggaaagcaccgccctctttggtttttattttttaaccccaaaggTTGCATTGCTTTCTGAACGCAAGGTAGGTGCCATGGGGTATACAGACAGCACACGGAAAACTGAGCGATCAGTAAATGAGTTTGTGATCACTACCATCTCCAGTCCTTGGTGTTCCAACACTTCTATCACAAAAGCAtgaatttctttgctttattgcTCCACTAACCCTTTCTCAAGAAACCCTGTGCTCAAGAAaaacctggaggaaaaaaacaaacaaacaaaaaaaaactttcaaaactaaagcttccctctccccaccatTTTCTTGTGGATAACTTAAGCTTAATATCCTTGGCAAAAAGATATTGCAGCAAAACCTTTCACATAAACTTAGTGTTtcgtgaaaaacaacaacaaaaaaaacctttaaattgaattggaatttaaattcaaaactttgaattcaattgaatttaaattaaaaaaactaaactaattaaattaaaaaatttaaattcaattgaCTGTTCAGAGGAACAGTCAAGCTTGACATTATACATCCTAGAATTAAAATCTAGTTCGagtttttctcccatctccagACCTTGCTAAAGATGCTTATTAGGAGCTCTgtcaaaaaaaagtgtaaggcTTGTTATATCAAAGCTTTGAACCCTTCTTACTGCCCTTGACCTTCTTCACATTGCTGCTCCTACAAGGGTGAGTACTATCATTTTTAGTACGGGAGGGAAGCTGTGATATCCTTGATTGGGGGGTCGTTCTGTTTACAAAATGAAGTTCCAGCAAGAGTAcatcaaatgaaatttcactCCAAAGTCAGAAAATAGACAAGATTTTTCTGCTTCCCGGCACTAACTTTACTAAGAGCTTAGTTAGTGTTTGCTCAAGGTAACAGCAAAGGCATGAAGAAGTTAGAGGAGGGCACTGGTaagggcacgtgggagaatgcttttctccctcctgtTCTCCGTGCTGATAGAAAGGGGCCTCACGAGATGCTTGCCCTAGCACAAGTTTGAATCCAGGCATCTGAAACAACTCttgaagacattttttattCCCCAGACCCAGCAGAGATGAAACAAGACCTAAAGCTTGATGAGACCAGCCTGGTCTGCCACAGTGatgtttaatgtttttcctcCGGGAGgcttaagaaaggaaagagtggAATAACTCAGGAGACCTCTGTACACATAGTTATGCATTTCTTTGATGACTTCTCTGCAACAAGCACAGTGCCGTGTACTCGTGTTATTCTTTATCAGCTCTTCTTTTATCTTCACCTTGTCTCAAACAAGGGCACAGCCAGGAACAATGGACCAGGAACCCTGACCATCCTCTGGCTCCTACAAAAGCATCCCAAGTCAGTGAGACAGCAGACACTGAGAAGCACTACGttacctgcagcaggctgccagcagggcagaactGGCTCGTATCAGTCACACAAGGCTGAAAAAACACACTCAAGAAGTGAAATTCAGCAGAAGCAAGTGGCTAAACCAGAGCAAGGAAACTGCAGGAAGGAATTTTGTAGTAGtttgaaagttattttcctcctaCTATGGGAAGTGATCAACAATTGCTTCTAAGAAGTTAGCTGTTGGGTGTCTCTAAGGAAGCAAGCAGATGCTCAAGTGCCAGCCAAACAGGTAAGTGTGTTTAGGCTAGGAGCTCTGGTGTCAAGTCCCTACGCAGATGACTCAGGAAggctcagcagagaaaagggcCACTTCCCACTTTCCCCAAACAAAAAGGGAACTCTGGAGCACACGGGTGTCAAGTACAGGTCACAACAAAACGACCTTGTTCGGCCTGAGGAATCACAGCGGGGTTGTaaagctgcagacaaacagccTCCAGAGGGACAGCCGCCGCTTACGGTCTGCCACAGGACTCCTTGGGACTGGAAACTTGGGAGAAGACGAAGCCATCAGACTCCGGTTTACCTGAGACTTTCTGCTGCATGCTCCTTAATCTAGATGGATGAAATACGCAGGTAAATGGCTTGCTGGTATCGGGAAAACTGCAAAAGCTGCTATTGCCGAGTCTTTGCGCACCAGAAAGTCAGGGAAGAGACATTAGGATGTgaacaagcagctaggagcaggatCGCCATCTCTGTCATCTAGGGCACTTCTACATGTCTCTGCTATATGAGTGCTCCAGCAAAGGCTGGCGGTCCTACAAACGAAACAGGAGTGACTCTGTGCCTTGAAGCATGGGAAAGTTCTGCAAAGAggtgaaaaaacacaaagaaagaaaccaaaccaaacacaccTTACAACCTGTTTCATGAGAAGGATTCTGCTTTCGCTTCAGTGAAAACTTTACATTTAACTTCCTCATTCCTGCTCCCACAAGGAAAGCGGGCCAGCTGTTTGCCCTGCCTGACTTTGCACAGCCTTCCCTCACGTGCCACGGGCAGCTCAAGTCCTTGCAGGCTTTGACAACCGCTTCTCATGCACACTGCAACGGCAAAGTGGAGATACTGAAGCAGCCTCCAGCGCCTGCTTGCAAAGAGACGACACCCCAAGGGCTGCTTCCTGCTTAGTTCAGTAGACTTGAAATgagaagggggaagagaaagagcaaaacaaaaccccagcctGAACCCAAAGAGCCGAGAACGCTGAGCTCGGCGGCACGGAGAGCTGAAAGCATCGCTCGGAGGCGGGGCTCGCCCTGAGAGCTGGGAGGTGCTTTGAGGTggttctgctctgcctttgggaagagcagagcttgaGCTCTAGCTAGCTGTGTGTACAGCAGCCAATTCCTTCAGGTGATGCTGAGCGGGGATGGGAGCAGCAAGACGGAGCTGGAAAGGTGTGGATGAAATACCAGACACACGAATCGTCCCTAAGAGCAAATTCGGGCTTTCCCTAACACCATCAACCCCTTAAGGGAAGTCGTAACCACATTACACCCCCTAACTAACGGTTTTTTTACTTCAGCACTAATTAACCCTGATTTTTAGCCTTGCTCTCCgagccccctcagcaccccccgcGTGCACCTGCCCGCGGGGCCgcctgagggggtggggggctggtgaacgaacccccccccaaagctcCCCGCCCGGGCTCGCTCGGAGGGAACCCCGCGGGAACTCACGGCcggggctgctctctgcctgctcgTCCTCCTGCCGCCGGGCTGCAGCGAGAGGAACTCGGAGCTCGAGTCCATGGCAGCCAGGGACCGCCGGCGGCTGCCGGCGCTGCGCCTCAGCACCACCATGGCGGCGCCGCAGGGCCTCCCGGAGGCGCGGCGCCCACTgaggcggccccgcggcccgCTGCGGATCCCTCCGCCTCACACGGAGCCCTccatccccctcctcccccctttcttccctcctcggCGCGGCTCCCTCTTCCGGCCCTCACTGAGGGCCGGCCCTCGCCcgctcttttaattttttttttttttttggaagtattttttaaatctttgccgGCGGAGGGTTACAGGCGGGAGGCGCAGCACCGTTTGAGCCTTTTGGCGGGCGGGAAGCGGCGCGTGCCGCCCCCTCAGGCGGGCACCGCCTCCTCACGGGCTCCGCGCCCGCCCTCAGGCGGCTCCCTCAGGAGCCCGGCCCCGTTCCCCAGCACGGGAAATCTGCCCCCGGAGCATGGCGGAGCTGGATGAGGACCGGTACCGGCCGGCGGTGCCTCCCCGAGCCGCCTGCGCCTACACCGGCTGCTACTGGTAAGGGAGGCGCCTGAAAATGGCGGCCGGCGCCTGACTGGAGGCTGGCGGCACGCTGAGGGGGGGAGTTGAAAACGGAGCTAAAAACCCCGCAGGGAAACCTTCCCGGCCCGGTTTGGGTTGCTGGAAGTGAAGGTGAAAAGGGGATTGAAAAGAAAACGGTGCCGTCGACGGTTGTGTTTTGCAGTGAGGAAAACGTGTGGAAGCTGTGCGACTACATCAGGAGTCGGGGGGAGCGCCCTGTGGAGGAGTTCTACGCGGTTTTCATCTCCAACGAGAGGAGGATGGTGAGTGGGTGAGTTGTGCGCTCCGTGGGGGTGGTAAACCAGAGgcggggggaggtgggaggcgCTTTAACTACCCCAGGCCTTTTAAGTACAGCCTGGGGTAGGTGAGTCTTGGCCCCAggcccccctgcagcagctgagaggcacgcaggcagcagcacctgggagcatgaagaatttcatttgtttctggcCTCCAGACCCCACGCAGTATTTGCTCAAGACATCAAGGCAACACCAGAACCtgagaaacagtaaaaggaaacaGCTCGAACTGCTGCACCAGAAGAGAGCCCTGCTCTCTCCTCTAGAAGCCCCAAGGATAAGGATACCCTCAGGGGAACAAAAGGTTCATGGCATTCTTTCCAAGCTTAAAAGAAGTTGCCCTAAAACAACAGATCAATCTTAATTAAAGGTTAAaggttgggctagatgatcttaaaggtctcttccaacctgaatgtttCTATGAATGTCCTTACCTGACACGCTTGGATTGTGGGAAGAAGGAATCACGGTGCCCCTAAGGGCTGTGGGatgatttttccctgtcatccaTCAGGTTAGGGGGAATATTACATTATATGGTCCAGAATAGCGTCCAgtttaatgtttctgaaagataaaaactGGAGCAAGCTTTCTGACAGCAGCACTGATACAAGCTGATGAAATGCAGAGTTTAGCAAAGAACTTACCCAACGTGAAACTAATCTCTGTAAGTCAGGAGTGGTTTATGCCAAATTGCTTAACTTTCAGGTCCCGCTCTGGAAACAGAAGTCAGGGCATGGAGATGAGCCTGTTGTCTGGGTAAGgccctctgttctttctttgtcagtATTTAAGTGCGTGCCTCTGCAGCTGAGGTCTGCAGGATCAGATGTGGGTAGTGTTAGATACCTCTGCTGGAATGAATTTAGGTTTATGTCCCCCctgagcatcaggaagcactcTGTATgtgccagaggtcccttccgaccTCAGCCGTCCTGTAGTTCTGtattagtatttattattcTTCTACAGCAGCCTAAATGCAACCCTTTTATTGTTCACAGGGAAATAGCAGTGAGATGGCCCATAAAACCACCAGGTGACAAAGCTTAGTTAGCATCGGTAAGAGTGCACAACAGTTCTGTGAAAATTactgtctggttttgttgggGCCCGCCAGCTTTGTAGGATGTTAAATAGATGTCTTGTAACAAGCTGACGGGTGAAAATATCCATATAGGTCTGACATGGGATGGAAAAACGTGAGCAATACATGTCTTCAGGTGCCAGCTTGTATGTAAGCTCTTCCAGAGTTTTTGGCGtgtcatttaatttaatgtagTTCAGTAGTTGCCACTACAGAATTCCTTTTAAAGATGTGTAGTTATGGTTATACTgtatgggagggaaaaaataaattttgcatggcaatttgtttcagaaattctgttttaaaaaaaaaaaatctatgaatttctgaaattctgtccttacagaatcattttctggaaaattatcAGTGTGTTTATATTGTACAAAAGGCTTGGTTTAAAAAGAGGTCCAAGTGTTATCGGGATGATCTGAGAAGGAATAGGAGTTAACAACAACTATCTTCAATTTACTTTTTGGAAAACTGCAATGAATGTAAGTaactaacactgaaaataataacTGGAGTttctccaaccccctgccataccCGTGTTTCCTACATGTTAAGGAATCAAAGATGTGGTATGAGGACTAGCGTACTCTTCAGGTTAGCTGCCCAGGCTGATATCAAAGAAGGCTACAAGTAATGGGGAGAATAGCAAGGCTTACCAAAAGGCACGAGGGCTGAGGCAGGCATTAGGAAACGTCTCTCCTGGTGCTGGAACATCACAGGCGTGAAACCCGAGCATCAGAAAGCAGTCTctaaagaagagaagctgtAGCCTCAGCTTCCAGGAGGCTTTTTTTCTACTCCCTGTGCCGGTTTCTGGTTAACAACTGTTTAACTCCTGACAATTACCGTTCTTCCCAGGACTACCACGTTATCCTACTTCGTGTCTCCAGTGGGGAGCAGAACTTCATTTATGATCTTGACACAGAGCTGCCATTCCCCTGTCCTTTTGACGGGTA encodes:
- the LOC140001121 gene encoding protein N-terminal glutamine amidohydrolase-like isoform X1; this encodes MAELDEDRYRPAVPPRAACAYTGCYCEENVWKLCDYIRSRGERPVEEFYAVFISNERRMVPLWKQKSGHGDEPVVWDYHVILLRVSSGEQNFIYDLDTELPFPCPFDGYSTEAFRLDDSLHPEFHRKIRMIRADLYLETFASDRSHMKDADGKWQKPPPSYPCIETADSKMNLDDFIGMNPRVGWGSVLPLSDFVRQFGRQTHLSCSVKAQ
- the LOC140001121 gene encoding uncharacterized protein isoform X3, whose product is MAELDEDRYRPAVPPRAACAYTGCYCEENVWKLCDYIRSRGERPVEEFYAVFISNERRMVPLWKQKSGHGDEPVVWVRPSVLSLSVFKCVPLQLRSAGSDVGSVRYLCWNEFRFMSPLSIRKHSVCARGPFRPQPSCSSVLVFIILLQQPKCNPFIVHREIAVRWPIKPPGDKA